In a genomic window of Dyadobacter fermentans DSM 18053:
- a CDS encoding sensor histidine kinase produces the protein MQSLIRQNDPEAANQYITEVATFMRTIMDSGRKELVSLAEEIAIEEKYIALEQKRKAFSYTLRKECNHDLASIDFPPLLLQPIIENSIRHGLADAVRNPSLTITIRCEAADLILTVADNGIGFDASVKTPGHGLSLTSKRIALLNEKLPSMQITLQTRTAYGTGTVTEIRLSKWLS, from the coding sequence GTGCAATCGCTGATCCGGCAAAACGACCCGGAGGCGGCCAATCAGTACATTACCGAAGTGGCCACTTTTATGCGGACGATCATGGATAGCGGCCGGAAAGAGCTGGTGTCGCTGGCCGAGGAAATCGCGATCGAGGAGAAATACATTGCGCTGGAACAGAAACGGAAGGCTTTTTCCTACACATTACGCAAAGAATGCAACCACGATCTCGCTTCCATCGACTTTCCGCCTTTGCTTTTACAGCCGATTATTGAAAACAGCATCCGGCACGGCCTGGCCGACGCGGTCCGGAACCCGAGCCTTACGATTACCATTCGCTGCGAGGCTGCCGACCTCATTCTGACCGTCGCCGACAATGGGATCGGCTTTGATGCGTCGGTAAAAACGCCCGGGCACGGACTTTCCCTGACAAGCAAAAGGATCGCGCTGCTCAACGAAAAGCTGCCTTCCATGCAAATCACCCTGCAAACCCGAACCGCCTACGGAACGGGCACCGTAACTGAAATCAGACTATCAAAATGGCTGTCCTGA
- a CDS encoding phytanoyl-CoA dioxygenase family protein: MEGILNAQQTDQFIEHGFVRIDQAFTAETAAQARHILWNDLGLSPNDPATWTKPVVRLGMYAQEPFVASANTPILHAAFDQLVGAGKWLPCRSMGTFPVRFPSDEDPGDTGWHVDASFPGDDPSNYWEYRVNVHSKGRGLLMLFLYSDVGEHDAPTRIRIGSHKDVARVLAPEGDRGLAFMELAEKLAGMPEREVALATGKAGTVYLCHPFLAHAAQPHHGTEPKFMAQPPLLLRGDLSVNGPSCVERAIRLALA, encoded by the coding sequence ATGGAAGGAATACTGAATGCCCAGCAAACAGATCAATTCATCGAGCACGGTTTTGTGCGCATCGATCAGGCCTTTACCGCCGAAACAGCGGCACAGGCACGTCATATATTATGGAACGACCTCGGCCTCAGCCCGAACGACCCGGCAACCTGGACGAAACCGGTCGTCCGGCTGGGAATGTACGCGCAGGAGCCATTCGTCGCTTCTGCAAACACGCCCATTTTACACGCCGCGTTCGATCAGCTGGTAGGAGCGGGCAAATGGCTTCCCTGCCGCAGCATGGGCACTTTCCCCGTCCGGTTCCCGTCGGACGAAGATCCCGGCGACACCGGCTGGCACGTCGACGCCAGTTTCCCGGGTGACGACCCATCCAACTACTGGGAATATCGGGTTAATGTCCATTCCAAGGGCCGCGGCCTGCTGATGCTCTTCCTGTACTCGGATGTGGGCGAGCACGACGCCCCCACACGCATCCGCATCGGCTCGCACAAGGACGTAGCGCGGGTATTGGCGCCCGAAGGCGACCGCGGACTAGCATTCATGGAACTGGCCGAAAAGCTGGCCGGCATGCCCGAAAGAGAAGTCGCCCTGGCCACGGGAAAAGCGGGTACGGTATATCTCTGCCACCCGTTCCTTGCCCACGCCGCCCAGCCCCATCACGGCACCGAGCCCAAATTCATGGCCCAGCCGCCGCTATTGCTACGCGGTGACTTGTCCGTTAATGGCCCTTCGTGTGTTGAACGGGCTATCCGGCTAGCGTTGGCGTAG
- a CDS encoding LytR/AlgR family response regulator transcription factor, giving the protein MAVLNPIRCFIVDDEIQAVHNLRLALEAHCPQVEVAGYAHNVHEAHEFLARRQTDILFLDIRLQNETGFDLLKRLNGYQGSIIFTTAYDLYGIQAIKFSATDYLLKPLDHRELAEAVGKATDRKKERDQSAQIAMLVQSFESLPMQKQKKIALAEASEIHYVLIDDIIFCKSDNSYTTFHLTGSRKITVSKPISEYEVILEPYGFLRTHQSYLINKNRIVSFKKEDGGYLMMEGNFQAVVSKQRRHLLKELFL; this is encoded by the coding sequence ATGGCTGTCCTGAACCCGATCCGCTGCTTCATCGTCGATGACGAGATCCAGGCCGTGCATAATCTCCGGCTCGCATTGGAGGCGCATTGCCCGCAGGTAGAGGTAGCCGGGTACGCGCATAATGTGCACGAGGCGCACGAATTTCTGGCACGCCGGCAAACCGATATTCTGTTCCTGGACATCCGTTTGCAGAACGAAACGGGTTTCGATTTGCTGAAACGGCTCAATGGCTACCAGGGCAGCATTATTTTCACGACCGCCTATGATCTGTATGGCATTCAGGCGATCAAGTTTTCGGCTACCGATTACCTGCTCAAACCGCTCGATCACCGGGAACTGGCCGAGGCTGTGGGAAAAGCCACCGATCGGAAAAAGGAGCGCGACCAGAGTGCGCAGATTGCCATGCTGGTGCAGTCGTTTGAAAGCCTTCCCATGCAGAAACAGAAGAAGATTGCACTCGCCGAAGCCAGCGAAATCCATTACGTGCTGATCGACGACATCATTTTTTGCAAATCCGACAACAGTTATACCACCTTCCATTTAACCGGAAGCAGGAAAATAACCGTCAGCAAGCCCATTTCCGAATATGAAGTCATTCTCGAACCCTACGGCTTTCTGCGGACGCATCAATCGTACCTGATCAATAAAAACAGGATTGTTTCATTTAAAAAGGAAGACGGCGGTTATTTGATGATGGAGGGGAATTTCCAGGCAGTGGTAAGCAAGCAACGACGCCATCTTTTGAAAGAGTTGTTTTTATAA